One region of Thermodesulfobacteriota bacterium genomic DNA includes:
- a CDS encoding N-acetylmuramoyl-L-alanine amidase, with protein MGDPGQVLRSMATAMDGLKLRLFSILLLVVGLLLIDPPTAFSAAITDVRFWSAPDHTRVVLDLTEAPRYEAHPQESPPEWQIELSGITSLPKKRAIEVNDKYLHKITLTDLGRGRVRLVLHQKVFLQASLFALKPDLGKPHRLVIDLIDVVQERLDQEERQRQKESRPKGTKVVVLDPGHGGEDPGAIGPRKTMEKNVVLEIGRKLLARLEQTKEVRAFLTRKGDYFIPLEQRVRMAREYGADLFISLHADGSFNPQARGASVYCLSLSGASDQAAKLLADKENMSNILGGALLRPASLSRDPNINQILLDLMQNHSMKESFRFAELALEALEKVHLLKFPSYRQANFVVLRAPDIPSVLIEVAYITNREDERLLNQGHFQESVAHHLSQAILQYIR; from the coding sequence GTGGGAGATCCTGGTCAGGTTCTCCGCTCGATGGCCACGGCCATGGATGGTCTTAAACTCCGCCTGTTCTCCATCCTCCTCCTCGTCGTCGGCCTCCTTCTGATCGATCCTCCCACGGCTTTCAGCGCCGCCATCACCGACGTCCGCTTCTGGTCCGCCCCGGATCACACCCGCGTCGTCCTCGATTTAACGGAGGCGCCTCGATACGAGGCCCATCCCCAGGAGTCTCCGCCCGAGTGGCAGATCGAACTCAGTGGCATCACCTCCCTGCCGAAGAAGAGGGCCATCGAGGTGAACGACAAGTACCTCCATAAGATCACCCTCACCGATCTGGGAAGGGGCAGGGTCAGGCTTGTCCTCCACCAGAAGGTCTTCCTCCAGGCCTCCCTCTTTGCCCTAAAACCCGACCTGGGAAAGCCCCATCGCCTCGTCATCGACCTCATCGATGTTGTCCAGGAAAGGCTCGACCAGGAAGAGAGGCAGAGGCAGAAGGAGTCTCGACCGAAGGGGACGAAAGTGGTCGTCCTCGACCCCGGACACGGCGGTGAAGACCCGGGAGCGATCGGCCCCCGCAAGACCATGGAGAAGAACGTCGTCCTGGAGATCGGGAGAAAACTCCTCGCCAGGCTCGAACAAACCAAGGAGGTCAGGGCCTTTCTGACCCGGAAGGGAGATTACTTCATCCCCCTCGAACAGAGGGTGAGGATGGCGAGGGAGTATGGGGCAGACCTCTTTATCAGCCTCCACGCCGATGGAAGTTTCAATCCCCAGGCCCGGGGCGCATCGGTCTATTGCCTCTCCCTGTCCGGCGCATCGGACCAGGCCGCCAAGCTCCTGGCGGATAAAGAGAACATGTCCAACATCCTCGGCGGAGCCCTTCTCAGGCCGGCCTCCCTGAGCCGCGACCCCAACATCAACCAGATCCTCCTCGACCTGATGCAGAACCATTCGATGAAGGAGAGCTTCCGTTTCGCCGAGCTGGCCTTGGAAGCGCTCGAAAAGGTCCACCTCCTGAAGTTCCCCTCCTACCGGCAGGCCAACTTCGTCGTCCTCAGGGCCCCGGACATCCCTTCCGTCTTGATCGAAGTGGCCTACATCACGAATCGAGAGGACGAACGGCTCCTCAACCAGGGCCATTTCCAGGAGAGCGTCGCCCACCATCTGAGCCAGGCCATCCTCCAGTATATCCGTTAG
- a CDS encoding DUF1684 domain-containing protein: MAEWRKERDEFFKNHPRSPLLSKDRNGFKGLRYFPFDPKYAFLGEIRRYNIHINNPEYYATFLTNKGTNKRYIRYGRFQFQLNGKEYVLQVYKSILSDILFIPFKDRTNGKETYEGGRYLDAEILAGYKMVLDFNMAYNPSCAYNEKYVCVLPPAENTLPIEIRAGEKDFK, encoded by the coding sequence GTGGCCGAGTGGAGAAAGGAGAGGGACGAATTCTTCAAAAACCATCCCCGATCGCCCCTGCTTTCTAAAGATCGAAATGGCTTTAAGGGATTGAGATACTTCCCTTTCGATCCGAAATACGCCTTTTTAGGGGAGATCAGGCGATACAACATCCACATCAACAACCCCGAATACTATGCCACCTTTTTGACGAACAAGGGGACGAACAAACGCTATATCCGGTATGGAAGGTTCCAGTTCCAGTTGAACGGGAAGGAGTATGTCCTCCAGGTTTACAAATCGATCCTGAGCGATATCCTCTTCATCCCCTTCAAAGACCGAACCAACGGAAAAGAGACCTACGAGGGAGGTCGGTACCTCGATGCAGAGATCCTGGCCGGCTACAAGATGGTGTTGGATTTCAACATGGCCTACAACCCCTCCTGCGCCTATAATGAAAAATATGTCTGTGTCCTCCCGCCGGCCGAAAACACCCTCCCCATCGAGATCCGGGCGGGCGAAAAAGACTTCAAATGA
- a CDS encoding DUF3842 family protein, producing MEKKKSIAVIDGQGGGIGGLIIKRLREAIGEEIELVGLGTNAMATAAMLKAGANRGASGENAILQTVKKVDLIVGSIAIVLAHSMMGELTPKMAEAISASPALKCLLPLKTPEAEIIGAPKEPLPHLVDQLIKRIQEIMG from the coding sequence ATGGAGAAAAAGAAATCGATCGCCGTGATCGACGGACAGGGAGGGGGCATCGGAGGATTGATCATCAAGCGCCTCCGGGAGGCCATTGGCGAGGAGATCGAGCTCGTCGGCCTCGGAACGAACGCCATGGCGACCGCGGCCATGTTGAAGGCGGGGGCGAACAGAGGAGCCTCGGGAGAAAACGCCATCCTGCAGACCGTCAAAAAGGTGGACCTCATCGTGGGCTCCATCGCCATCGTGCTCGCCCATTCCATGATGGGCGAGTTGACCCCGAAAATGGCAGAGGCCATCTCCGCCTCACCGGCCTTGAAGTGCCTCTTGCCCCTGAAAACGCCGGAGGCCGAAATCATCGGGGCGCCCAAGGAACCCCTTCCCCACCTGGTGGATCAATTGATCAAGCGGATCCAGGAGATCATGGGGTGA
- a CDS encoding energy-coupling factor ABC transporter ATP-binding protein, which translates to METILSLEHIHYRYNESIEALKDISLEIREGERFAIIGANGTGKTTLLQIMNGLLTPSSGKILFKGREVSKQTLKDRGFLRFFRERVGYVFQDSEVQLFCPTVLDELLYGPLQLDLDRDEAMERAFEIMKMLNIEHLKERPPYMLSGGEKKKVAIGSVLTMNPEVLLLDEPTNGLDPKTQCFLVELMLALNEAGKTLVIATHDLSLVDELQTTVSVLSEEHRIEKTGSVMEILGDEELLLRVNLIHEHAHRHGEITHRHIHSHYLFHRHEGRSSGR; encoded by the coding sequence TTGGAAACGATCCTCTCCCTGGAGCATATCCATTACCGTTATAACGAGAGCATCGAGGCCCTCAAGGACATCAGCCTCGAGATCCGGGAGGGCGAACGTTTCGCCATCATCGGGGCCAACGGGACGGGCAAGACCACGCTGCTCCAGATCATGAATGGCCTGCTCACCCCTTCCAGCGGAAAAATCCTCTTCAAGGGGAGGGAGGTCTCGAAACAGACCTTGAAGGACAGGGGGTTTTTAAGGTTCTTCAGGGAACGGGTGGGCTACGTCTTTCAGGATTCAGAGGTCCAGCTCTTCTGCCCCACCGTTCTCGACGAACTTCTATACGGCCCCCTTCAGCTTGACCTGGACAGAGACGAGGCGATGGAGAGGGCCTTCGAGATCATGAAGATGCTCAACATCGAGCACCTGAAGGAGAGGCCGCCCTACATGCTCTCCGGCGGAGAGAAGAAGAAGGTCGCCATCGGGTCGGTCCTCACGATGAACCCGGAGGTCCTGCTCCTGGATGAGCCCACCAACGGCCTCGACCCCAAGACCCAATGTTTTCTCGTAGAACTGATGCTCGCCCTGAACGAGGCCGGAAAGACCCTTGTCATCGCCACCCACGACCTCTCCCTGGTGGATGAGCTCCAGACCACGGTGAGCGTCCTATCAGAGGAGCACCGGATCGAAAAGACGGGGAGCGTGATGGAGATCCTCGGGGACGAGGAGCTGCTGCTCCGGGTCAACCTCATCCACGAACACGCCCACCGCCATGGCGAGATCACCCACCGCCATATCCATTCCCACTACCTCTTCCATCGTCATGAAGGGAGATCGTCGGGCCGTTGA
- a CDS encoding M20/M25/M40 family metallo-hydrolase: protein MKPKSQGMFERFKTLISIPGGSGFEERVARWMATELEKNLPEVSIDPMGNVIGRMGRGKRSAMVCVHMDEMCLLVKYIDPKGYLYFDLNGMFDERVLLSTKVDICSDKGIYTGVIGVKNRHLMSPEDLRRPISASELWIDVGAESAEEVRSWGIEIGDPIVYHPHFEIVGKDTLISKAVDNRAGCAILIELSEKLKKVRLDYQLFLVAAVQEEVGSRGAKVVAQALEPDLAIVLDTVPAADPITPPQLATDECGKGPVIRSMDVNALGQGTIYSKKITRRLISTAVRYRIPHQKDIFRTWTDASTIHTSGKGIPCGGVFIPRRYSHSPAEVVRWSDVERTFELLFYFLRDLRSADIEALVRKV from the coding sequence ATGAAACCAAAAAGTCAGGGGATGTTTGAGCGGTTCAAGACGCTGATTTCGATTCCAGGAGGGAGCGGATTCGAGGAGAGGGTCGCCCGATGGATGGCCACGGAGCTCGAAAAGAACCTCCCCGAGGTCTCCATCGATCCCATGGGGAACGTGATCGGCAGGATGGGAAGGGGAAAGCGATCCGCGATGGTCTGCGTCCACATGGACGAGATGTGCCTCCTGGTCAAATATATCGATCCGAAAGGTTATCTCTATTTCGACCTTAACGGGATGTTCGATGAAAGGGTCCTCCTCAGCACAAAGGTGGATATTTGTTCGGACAAGGGGATCTATACCGGCGTCATCGGCGTGAAGAACCGCCATCTGATGAGCCCGGAGGACTTGAGGCGTCCGATCTCCGCTTCGGAGCTCTGGATCGATGTGGGGGCCGAAAGCGCCGAAGAGGTCCGTTCCTGGGGCATCGAGATCGGCGACCCCATCGTCTATCATCCCCATTTCGAGATCGTGGGAAAAGACACCCTCATCAGCAAGGCGGTTGACAATCGGGCGGGCTGTGCCATCCTCATTGAACTGTCCGAGAAACTGAAGAAGGTGAGGCTCGATTATCAGCTCTTCCTTGTAGCGGCAGTTCAAGAGGAGGTCGGGTCCAGGGGGGCGAAGGTCGTGGCCCAAGCCCTCGAACCGGATCTGGCCATCGTCCTCGACACGGTCCCGGCCGCGGACCCGATCACACCGCCGCAGCTGGCCACGGACGAGTGCGGAAAAGGGCCGGTCATCCGTTCCATGGATGTGAACGCCCTCGGCCAGGGAACGATCTATTCGAAGAAGATCACACGGCGGTTGATCTCGACTGCCGTTAGATACCGCATCCCCCACCAGAAGGACATCTTCAGGACCTGGACCGATGCCTCGACGATTCACACCTCCGGCAAAGGGATTCCTTGCGGAGGGGTCTTCATTCCCCGGCGATACAGCCATTCGCCCGCAGAGGTGGTGAGATGGTCCGATGTGGAAAGGACCTTCGAACTCCTCTTCTACTTTTTAAGGGACCTCCGATCCGCCGACATCGAGGCTCTGGTCAGGAAGGTCTGA
- a CDS encoding DMT family transporter: MKKEELYGYLYVLIGSTLWGISSVVAKALFNVGLPPEELVFVRLVLSTLILFFVLLLYDPKRLIIDLKDLPYFLVLGGIGVTGMQFFYYFTISQIQVGPAILLQYLQPLWVFLYAAFFQREPFSKTKSAALVLAVAGCYLMVGGYEIDLLRLNRTGILSGLIASFFFTFYALYGEKGLKKYDPWTLIFYGFGLSALCYLVFVSPVKILGEGHSLKVWIAFLYISIFSTLIPFGFYFKGMERLRATRASITSTWEPVVAGVAAFLALGEVLEPLQIVGGLGVIAAIVLLQLSREKATASSAFEIRRQSGHGV, encoded by the coding sequence ATGAAGAAAGAGGAACTCTACGGATACCTCTACGTCCTGATCGGATCGACCCTCTGGGGGATCTCGAGCGTCGTGGCCAAGGCCCTCTTCAACGTCGGCCTGCCCCCCGAGGAATTGGTTTTCGTCCGCCTGGTCCTCTCCACCCTGATCCTTTTCTTCGTTCTGCTCCTCTATGACCCGAAACGTCTGATCATCGATCTCAAGGATCTGCCTTATTTCCTCGTCCTGGGAGGGATCGGGGTGACCGGAATGCAGTTCTTCTACTATTTTACCATCAGCCAGATTCAGGTGGGCCCAGCCATACTGCTCCAGTACCTTCAACCCCTCTGGGTCTTCCTCTATGCGGCCTTCTTCCAACGGGAACCCTTCTCGAAGACGAAAAGCGCGGCCCTCGTCCTGGCGGTTGCCGGGTGTTACCTGATGGTGGGAGGATACGAGATCGATCTGCTCCGCCTGAACAGGACGGGAATATTGAGCGGCCTGATCGCCTCCTTTTTCTTTACCTTCTATGCCCTCTATGGAGAGAAGGGACTTAAAAAGTACGATCCCTGGACGCTCATCTTCTATGGATTCGGTCTCAGCGCGCTGTGCTATCTCGTCTTCGTCTCCCCGGTCAAGATCCTCGGAGAGGGGCACTCCCTCAAGGTTTGGATCGCCTTCCTCTATATCTCCATCTTTTCCACCCTCATCCCTTTCGGTTTCTACTTCAAAGGGATGGAACGGCTCCGGGCCACCCGCGCGAGCATCACCTCGACCTGGGAACCGGTGGTGGCGGGCGTGGCGGCCTTCCTCGCCCTCGGCGAGGTCCTTGAGCCCCTTCAGATCGTTGGAGGGCTCGGGGTCATCGCGGCCATCGTCCTTTTGCAGCTCAGCCGGGAAAAGGCGACCGCTTCTTCGGCCTTCGAGATTCGGAGGCAATCGGGACATGGGGTATAA
- a CDS encoding DUF2784 domain-containing protein, protein MGYKLLADFTVWVHLLWILFLLTGALWGRRHKWIRAFHLLGLAFALLIQLLGWYCPLTHIEAWLRARHHPDLTYTGSFIIHYAERIIYIEIAPGWILVATLLLIGFHLWIYLRKWVKIGQ, encoded by the coding sequence ATGGGGTATAAGCTCCTTGCCGATTTCACCGTCTGGGTTCACCTTCTCTGGATCCTCTTTCTTTTGACCGGTGCCCTCTGGGGAAGGCGTCACAAGTGGATCAGGGCCTTTCACCTCTTGGGCCTCGCCTTTGCCCTCCTCATCCAACTCCTCGGATGGTACTGCCCCCTGACCCACATCGAGGCCTGGTTGAGGGCCCGACACCATCCGGATCTGACCTATACCGGCTCTTTCATCATCCACTATGCGGAACGGATCATCTACATCGAGATCGCCCCGGGTTGGATTTTGGTGGCCACCCTTCTCCTCATCGGATTCCATCTCTGGATTTATCTTAGAAAATGGGTGAAAATAGGTCAATGA
- a CDS encoding energy-coupling factor transporter transmembrane protein EcfT, with protein MIRFSEMIRTAYAQWESASGEGLFQRIDARIKILFLAFFLVLVSLKTEILTEIGIGLFVFLLMLLSRLNVFHLYRKILLFTFVFGFLIALPSAFNLFKPGKILWPLLHLSGPYEIWIYPVPRTIGITEEGLYGLGMMALRVWNSLSLTFLLLYTTPLPEILRALKIFRVPDAFLIVITLTYKYLFLFSKIVEEMHLAKKSRLVREPRAQEARGWVVGRIAFLFRKTRRRAEEVFDAMRSRGFSDRIQIQGMPKLRPRDKAVGILLLLLGCLFLWM; from the coding sequence GTGATTCGATTCTCCGAGATGATACGAACCGCCTACGCGCAGTGGGAATCGGCTTCGGGAGAGGGCCTCTTCCAGAGGATCGATGCGCGGATCAAAATCCTCTTCCTCGCCTTCTTCCTGGTCCTCGTAAGCCTCAAGACAGAGATCCTTACGGAGATCGGGATCGGCCTCTTCGTCTTTCTCTTGATGCTCCTCTCCCGCCTGAACGTTTTCCACCTCTATCGAAAGATTCTCCTCTTCACCTTCGTCTTTGGCTTTCTCATCGCCCTTCCCTCGGCTTTCAACCTATTTAAGCCAGGGAAGATCCTCTGGCCCCTTCTTCACCTCTCCGGTCCTTATGAGATCTGGATCTACCCGGTGCCACGGACGATCGGGATCACCGAGGAGGGACTCTACGGGTTAGGGATGATGGCGCTTCGGGTATGGAACTCCCTCTCCTTGACCTTCCTCCTTCTCTACACCACCCCTCTGCCGGAGATTCTCCGGGCCTTGAAGATCTTCAGGGTCCCAGACGCCTTTCTCATCGTCATCACCTTGACCTATAAGTACCTCTTTCTCTTCTCGAAGATCGTCGAGGAGATGCATCTGGCCAAAAAGAGCAGGTTGGTGCGAGAACCCCGGGCTCAAGAGGCGAGAGGATGGGTGGTCGGGAGGATCGCCTTTCTTTTCAGAAAGACTCGAAGGAGGGCCGAGGAGGTCTTCGACGCCATGCGGTCAAGGGGTTTCTCCGACAGGATTCAAATCCAGGGGATGCCGAAGCTGAGGCCACGAGATAAGGCCGTAGGGATTCTCCTCCTTCTCCTCGGGTGTCTCTTCCTTTGGATGTGA
- the cbiM gene encoding cobalt transporter CbiM — protein sequence MHIPDGYLGPVTYGGLWSAMVPIWVYASQRVRKSLEAAHIPYLALASVFSLVAMVFAIPLPGGTTGHLNGSPLVAILLGPWPXILSISVALMIQALIFGEGGITALGANCFNIGFVGALSGYWIFRFGTGLRLPKPIAGALAAYLSLNLSGLVMAIELGLQTTIHPSSSYFPFPLGITLPAVMIPHLTVIGLLEGAITGLVLTVLKKGGVGPLKETTKILLPFLTAFSLFVPIAGHGHDFWIEKRGPELLLVFGHGAKREEFDPAKVKWVKALDASGRELEVKVERRPSGLLLRTTDPPPCVLFSEIDNGYWSKTIYGWKNLPKRKATRVVEANRSLFFTKALLGWGEAASKPLAEVKLDLVPLENPFESKAGSFLSLKVLYQGKPLSGVEVEGGDHQKWATTDKEGIAKIPLQKGVQLVSVSLREPLKNDPDADYLSLTSTLTFEVTK from the coding sequence ATGCACATCCCCGATGGATATTTAGGCCCCGTGACCTACGGCGGCCTCTGGTCGGCCATGGTTCCGATCTGGGTCTATGCGTCCCAAAGGGTGAGAAAGAGCCTCGAGGCGGCTCACATCCCCTATCTTGCCCTGGCCTCCGTCTTCAGCCTTGTGGCCATGGTCTTTGCCATCCCCCTGCCCGGAGGCACTACAGGGCACCTCAACGGTTCTCCCCTGGTCGCCATCCTCCTGGGGCCCTGGCCCGNGATCCTCTCCATCTCGGTCGCCTTGATGATCCAGGCCCTGATCTTTGGGGAAGGAGGGATCACGGCTTTAGGGGCCAACTGTTTCAACATCGGCTTCGTCGGTGCCCTTTCCGGTTATTGGATCTTCCGGTTCGGCACCGGCCTTCGCCTCCCCAAACCGATCGCAGGAGCCCTGGCCGCCTACCTCTCCCTCAACCTCAGCGGGTTGGTCATGGCGATCGAGCTGGGGCTCCAAACGACGATCCACCCCTCCTCCTCTTACTTCCCCTTTCCCCTCGGGATCACCCTTCCGGCCGTCATGATCCCCCATCTCACCGTGATCGGCCTTCTCGAAGGGGCGATCACGGGATTGGTGTTGACGGTCCTCAAGAAAGGAGGTGTCGGCCCATTGAAAGAAACGACAAAAATCCTACTCCCTTTTCTGACGGCGTTTTCGCTCTTCGTGCCCATCGCTGGCCATGGTCATGATTTCTGGATCGAAAAGAGAGGTCCCGAGCTCCTCCTCGTCTTCGGCCACGGGGCCAAGCGGGAAGAGTTCGACCCCGCGAAGGTGAAGTGGGTGAAGGCCCTCGATGCCAGCGGAAGAGAGCTGGAGGTGAAGGTGGAAAGAAGGCCTTCGGGCCTTCTCCTGAGGACCACCGATCCTCCCCCCTGTGTCCTCTTTTCGGAGATCGACAATGGTTACTGGTCAAAGACCATCTATGGTTGGAAGAATCTCCCGAAAAGGAAGGCGACCCGTGTGGTGGAGGCGAACCGCTCCCTCTTTTTCACCAAGGCCCTCCTCGGTTGGGGCGAGGCGGCTTCCAAGCCCCTGGCCGAGGTGAAACTGGATCTGGTCCCTCTGGAGAATCCCTTTGAATCAAAGGCCGGAAGTTTTCTGTCCTTAAAAGTCCTTTATCAAGGAAAGCCCCTTTCGGGGGTCGAGGTCGAAGGAGGGGACCACCAGAAATGGGCCACGACGGACAAGGAGGGCATCGCAAAGATCCCCCTCCAAAAGGGCGTCCAACTCGTCTCGGTAAGCCTCAGAGAACCTCTGAAGAATGACCCTGATGCGGATTACCTGAGCCTCACATCGACCTTGACCTTCGAGGTGACCAAATGA
- a CDS encoding transporter has translation MKRWLAPAFLLSLVLPLAFPFFTSAHHGGISLALGPGSPIETNSPLTLPQGGFVLSWRLEQVEWKERTFAEPTNKDSFTFMNVGLSYGLTPYLTGSLFLPYNIKRQDLLGSTRGIGDIKFLLNLGFHYDPSIKGIRLNAAQDTAVALEETKKTYLSLFGGFTLPTGKNKKELGGEVDPGMQPGFGSPTYTFGIAATRQLTRALTLAADTSYDIFTRKDRFKFGNEWRANLAGIYELFGKPEGVVSKIDGILELNLLHIARDEEGREKQRATGGTILYLSPGLRFSFPKPLNGSLGLMLKFPTLKRLNEKDEQQGAEGLEKVRAIATLSIYF, from the coding sequence ATGAAGAGATGGTTGGCCCCTGCATTCCTGCTCTCCCTTGTGCTTCCCTTGGCCTTTCCCTTTTTCACCTCGGCCCATCACGGCGGCATCAGCCTCGCCCTCGGTCCGGGAAGCCCCATCGAGACCAATTCTCCCTTAACGCTTCCCCAGGGCGGTTTCGTCCTGTCATGGAGGCTCGAACAGGTCGAATGGAAGGAGCGAACCTTTGCCGAACCGACCAACAAGGACTCCTTCACCTTCATGAACGTCGGCCTTTCCTACGGACTCACTCCCTATCTGACGGGAAGCCTCTTTCTTCCCTATAACATCAAGAGGCAAGACCTCCTCGGCTCCACCAGGGGGATCGGAGACATCAAGTTTCTCCTCAACCTCGGATTCCATTACGATCCCTCGATCAAGGGGATCCGGCTCAATGCGGCCCAGGATACGGCGGTCGCCCTGGAGGAGACGAAGAAGACCTATCTCTCCCTCTTCGGCGGGTTTACCCTCCCCACCGGGAAGAACAAGAAGGAGTTGGGCGGGGAGGTCGACCCCGGGATGCAGCCGGGTTTCGGGAGCCCCACCTACACCTTTGGCATCGCCGCCACGAGGCAGCTGACCCGTGCCTTGACCCTGGCGGCAGATACCTCTTATGATATCTTCACCCGAAAGGACCGGTTCAAATTCGGGAACGAATGGAGGGCCAATCTTGCCGGGATCTATGAACTGTTCGGAAAACCCGAGGGGGTGGTCTCCAAGATCGACGGGATCCTCGAATTGAACCTCCTCCACATCGCCAGGGACGAAGAAGGAAGGGAGAAACAGAGGGCCACAGGCGGGACGATCCTCTACCTCTCCCCGGGGCTGAGGTTCTCCTTTCCAAAACCGTTGAACGGAAGCCTTGGATTGATGTTGAAATTCCCCACCCTTAAACGCCTCAATGAAAAGGACGAGCAGCAGGGCGCCGAGGGGCTGGAGAAGGTGCGGGCCATCGCGACGCTTTCGATCTACTTTTAG
- a CDS encoding CooT family nickel-binding protein — MCEANAYLFKEGKEELILEDISVLRPEPEGLYLQNIFGEQKRVRARIKEMNLLDHRIILEEI, encoded by the coding sequence ATGTGCGAAGCCAACGCCTATCTTTTTAAAGAGGGAAAAGAAGAGCTGATCCTCGAGGACATTTCCGTCCTCAGACCCGAACCCGAAGGGCTCTATCTTCAGAACATCTTCGGAGAGCAGAAGCGGGTGAGGGCCAGGATCAAGGAGATGAACCTCCTCGATCATCGGATCATCCTCGAAGAGATATGA
- a CDS encoding thiolase family protein has translation MAKLQKSYIPFRGYYSSPFCRWQGSLANENAIVLGATTANRWFKSRNLDPTIIDYLYYGISVAQHRMFYSHTWAAAMVVEGKKNVPALMINQACTTSTTAIYLAAQNIEIGAYETGYALMSDRCSNGPHTVWPNPLGPGGEVISENWMMDNFNLDPWAGFKMIQTAENVAKKIGVTKEECDAVTLRRYHQYLDALANDRAFQRRYMFPVEVRVGKKEVKLVEEDEGVTPTTAEGLAKLKPLEPGGVLTYGSQTHPADGNCGFIVTTREKAKEYSADPKIEIQILSYGFARVEKGYMAEAPVPASEMALRDAGITVKDLKAVKTHSPFVVNDIYMSRMMGIDVNWMNNYGNSMIYGHPQAPTAGRLIIELIEEIVMLGGGYGLWAGCAAGDTGAAMVFKVG, from the coding sequence ATGGCCAAATTACAGAAATCCTATATTCCTTTCCGGGGATACTACTCCTCCCCTTTCTGCCGTTGGCAGGGGAGCCTCGCCAATGAGAATGCGATCGTCCTCGGAGCCACCACTGCCAATCGCTGGTTCAAGAGCAGAAATCTCGATCCCACCATCATCGACTACCTCTACTACGGGATCTCCGTGGCCCAGCACCGGATGTTTTACAGCCATACCTGGGCCGCGGCCATGGTCGTCGAGGGGAAAAAGAACGTCCCCGCCCTGATGATCAACCAGGCCTGCACCACCTCGACCACCGCCATCTACCTTGCGGCCCAGAATATCGAGATCGGGGCTTACGAGACAGGTTATGCCTTGATGTCGGACCGGTGCTCCAACGGCCCTCACACGGTCTGGCCCAACCCCCTCGGACCGGGCGGAGAGGTCATCTCCGAGAACTGGATGATGGACAACTTCAACCTCGATCCTTGGGCCGGTTTCAAAATGATCCAGACCGCCGAGAATGTGGCCAAAAAGATCGGGGTGACCAAGGAGGAGTGCGATGCCGTCACCCTGAGGCGGTATCACCAGTACCTCGATGCCCTGGCCAACGACCGGGCCTTTCAGAGGCGCTACATGTTCCCGGTGGAGGTGAGGGTCGGCAAAAAGGAGGTGAAACTGGTCGAAGAGGACGAGGGCGTCACCCCGACCACGGCCGAAGGCCTGGCCAAGCTGAAACCTCTCGAGCCGGGCGGAGTCCTCACCTACGGCTCCCAGACTCACCCGGCGGACGGAAACTGCGGCTTCATCGTCACCACCCGGGAAAAGGCGAAGGAGTATAGCGCCGATCCGAAGATCGAGATTCAGATCCTCTCCTACGGCTTCGCAAGGGTGGAGAAGGGGTATATGGCCGAGGCCCCAGTCCCGGCCTCCGAGATGGCCCTCAGAGATGCCGGCATCACCGTCAAGGACCTCAAGGCGGTCAAGACGCACAGCCCCTTCGTCGTCAATGACATCTACATGTCGAGGATGATGGGGATCGATGTCAATTGGATGAACAACTACGGCAACTCCATGATCTATGGCCATCCCCAGGCCCCAACGGCCGGAAGGCTCATCATCGAATTGATCGAAGAGATCGTCATGCTGGGCGGTGGCTACGGCCTATGGGCCGGGTGTGCCGCAGGGGATACCGGTGCCGCCATGGTCTTCAAGGTCGGTTAA